The genomic interval TGGTGTATAAATTTTAAGCATAAACTTTTTAAGATTGTCTGTATGAGTTACACCTGTTAAAATCTACTTTTGTattgaaaatgaattaaaaaggGCCACACTTGATTTAAATTGACATTAAGACATTATGGATACAACACTATATTCCTATTGCATCAACATTGAAAAGTTGCACTTAATTTTCTTTATGAAACAATTGCATTCTTAAGAAATCCATTCAAATGCTATCATGGCAAGTGCATGctataaaaataaattggaagTAATTTGAGCATAGAATCTATTATTCATTAAGCAGTCTTTCTGTCAGGCTTCTATGCAAGTACAAGATAATGAAGTTCAAAGCATTTCTGAATAATTTTTGAAGTGAGCATACATATAAAATCCCATGGCAAACTTAATCagtaaaaataaattgttttagtTCAGAGTACCAATAAAATTATTTGCACTGTGCCTTGCAAAGTTAAGCTTTAAAATCCTTATTCTTAAAATAGTACACATACAAAAGCAGAGTATTTTAATCCCAAAATATCCAAGATATCCCTTTCTCTAAAAACAATGGTGTATAAATATCTATTATGAAAAATAACTTtttcataataaaaattaagatcTTTCTTGTAGATCACTGGAGTTTGAAAATATTTGCAAAGggattacaattttttaaaaaatggaaattattTGACCTTTTGAGCTATATTTTCAATGTAATCCTACACATTTCTACTCCAAAGTCAGTCCCATTGAGTTTAATGGTACTTACTCTCAGGTAAGtgagtagatttaaaaaaaaatcattttattcatAAAGACTAAGGACATTTTTTTCTCAAGAAACAAGTATGAAACTTTGAACACAGATAtgcttaaaatataattatatttctaACCACTTTTAGGTCAATCCTGATATCTAGACACCAAATGATATTTTTAATAACTACACAGATTAAGCTGTGCTTGACTATGCTAAGTATCAAAGGCTACTGTTGAAACAATTTGAATTATAACTGAACAGACCTTTTTCAATTTACTTTTGTAAGTCATGCAAAATTGCACAAATATGGTACCTAAGTTATCTACTTTTGAGATAATTAAAATCCAAAAACAtatattttgtaatatatttGTACATCTTACTATATAGgagattttattaaaatattttaatactttatattattaaatgggaGTTATTTGCAAATCTCAGTCTTCAATTGTGTCTTAATTGGAATTTATTTAATTTGGTCAGATTAGAGAATAGGTTTTCCTTGTGCAGGAGTCCTAAAATTGGCAATATTAAATGACAGCATGTTTTAATATATCAATACATGAAACTgacttttttcaaaaataaaacattgatttTCTTGGACCTTAGTATATATTAGCAGTTTTAGTGTTTCATTTCTTAATCTGCATTAGGGGTGATGATGTTTTAAAGATAACATGCTAAGATTGACTTCTAGTTATTACATAGACACAGCTGTGCACTTTTCAAAATGATAATATAAAATGGTttgctattttattctatgttttttgACTAGCTCAACCTGTTATTTCCTATGGATCTGTCATCCAGGCCAAATTCAAGGTTATAATCTAAGCCCAAGTAAGATGTGCCTGGTACTGACACTTGCTGGATAATTAGTGCTGTGGGTATGAATCGGTAACTATACTTCAGTATTCCCTAAGCTGGGTTTTAATTTTCTAGAAATGAAAAACATTAGTTTTTCTACCAACTTTAGTTTTAGTGTCTTGCTGCACTCTTGACTTATATACTTATTTAAGTATCCAGACTTATATCCAAAAAATATAAGCCTTTTCCTCAGGAAAACATTCCATTTCAAATTAATTCCAAATTATGTAACATCATAAATATTTAGTATTAAACTGAAAGGGAAGATTAACCTTCTGCAAAAGGTTCAGTTTCTCACTTGCTATGTtatgttttaataaaaaaaaccagttgAGTGGAATTTTAAGGTACACTATTTGATTTATTGTGCTTTACCACCAAACTAATACTTAGGGTAAATTATACAAATGGCAGCATTGCTAGGACACCAGTCTTTCAGTGTTGACTTGTCAGATACTTTAAAATAGATTTGCAATACTTAATTTCAAGGTATTCCCAATTGCTGTTAAATACTATTATGAGTTAGTAATTAAACCTGTGAGCCTACCTCCATATTCTAAAATACATACTTTTGGAAAACGTGTTGACTGCCCTTTGTAAGTGATTAGTATTTTGACTTTCCACCAGCTTTTAAAACAGGATActgattgtttgtttttttatccaGAAGAAGAGTTACATGAATGACTTCAATCAAACACTTGTTTGTCGTTGGCAAGTTTTTATTATTGCAGGAAATGTTCTCTTTTCTAGTTAATTTAGAATTGCCATTGGTATTGCAAAAGTGGTATTTCTCAAATGGCTTGTGTAATGCCCTCTTATCTCCAGTCTGAAATGAGAAATACAAAGCCAGCAGTAATAATTATGAAGTGCTTAGGGACCTAATTGAAAATGTGCTAGGCTTCCCATACCCTACCCAAAGAATAAAAATTTTCATAGCCACAACAAGACTATTGCTGTATTTAAGATTATGTCATCTTGAAAATTAAAGCTTAAAAGTTGAATGATTGTTAGTGTTGCCCCATGTTTTATCAGCTAATAAACACTTGGTATGCTACTCAATCTTCCTATTCAGTAAAGAAACTGCATGGCTGACAGTTTTTTTAACTAGATACCAGGTATATAAATAAGACATTACATAAAAATTATACTGTACTTACTTCAAGCATCTCCATTAAATCTGACTCAAGCTAggtacaattatttttttctttttaaggataACTTGTAGTACCTACAACAGATCCTCCACTACCCTAAATAttgacagtggttcccaaatcaTAGCCTTTAGAAGACTTGACTCTTAAAGGATATCTCAAACTTGTTTATCCATTTGGTTTGTCACAAGACTTTGTGCATCCTCAGTCATGCAAAAAGTATTGATCTGGCTATTTTATCTCTGCCATCTCTTTTATAAAACAAATTTGAAATGCTTATCTGTGGGAAAGGTTACTGGTACTTTGGTCTAGCCATATTCAGTTAAACATCTAGAACTGTATAGTTTGAGTAATGTAGGACAAGATTCAGCATTTCTTGTTTAATGCCAAGGTGTAGGATGAAATacttcaaaaaattttttttatttattttgcgcAGTATAACACCTTGATTACATGCAGTGTGTGTATTTTTGAATTCTTATGTTTAATTTGTAAAAGCAATTACAGATTTAACAAGTAAGGAAATTTGTGCTTCCTTCTTGATggttaaattattttattctgcattttatACTAGTACAAATAAAAACTGAGCCATCAAACTGCAATAAATCAACAGTAgtatttcatttaaattttttGTATTGTAAATAGATTTGTtcaataaaatgttattgttcaataaaatattaaagatatgtctgaaattctgaaaaaaaagatttgattttGTTAGGTGCAATACTGCTATACAGCAGCTAGCAAGACATTTCGTATAGCTTTAATACAAAACTATCCTGAAGCAGGTGATAATTAAGTAAACATTCACTTAACTTGCTTGAATGCACAATTTGGTAATATGAAAAACTGCACAGTACAGAATGGCAAATTTAATATGAACTGTTAAGGTTTTTATTGGAAACAAAAGTTCTAGTTACagactgattttaaaaaatccaataataTTGAGCAGACAAATGGATTTTGAGAAGCCAAATTGAACCATGTTCTTGTACTTTACCTGTGTAAAAGTATTTCTTCTGCTTTCTCTCCGATCAGCGTCTTTTGAGGTGAGCTTATTTGTTCATTGGGAATAGAAGTCCTTCCTGTGAATTATTAACAAGATTTTTATATTCTTCTGTTCAATCACGCCCAGTTTTCAAGAGCCTCGAAGTCCCATCACTTttcttggcatgttttttttcagaagtggtttgccttttcctccttcccatggctgtgagaaagtgactggcccatgaCCTAgaaatctcccagtttctagtctgatgccttaaccactgcattaAACTGACTCATTCACAAGATTAATTTGCAATGAAAGAATCTTACTTTGTTTTCCACTTTGTGTCCTGAAGTTCCTTTTGTTAAAAACTTTAGCTTTACATTGTAACTCATATTTGGGATATTATATATTGTCAAAACGTGAGCGTAGTACCCATTTAGTCCCTTTTGTTACATTCATATATTTGGGGAAACGTATGTTGGTAACAATTTTGTTTTTGGTATGGCATTGGAAAATGGAAATTTAACTTGGAAATATCTGAATAGAGATAGCATCattctcttgttttttttaatgaaccaaTTATGATATTGTGATATGTCTTAATGTCGTCACATTTGACATGGTTCTCGAAGAATAATGTACAAATAAGTTGTGGTGAAATAAAATAACTGTATagaagaaacgcgggcgggcacgTACGTTTTATAGGTTAATATTATTTGGAGTTTAGTACCAAAACAAAACTTAGACAACGCTTACAACAAACAGCTACGTACATTTATTCGGGGGAAAAAACTAATTGTAAAACAGGAAAGCACAAGATAGAGAAAAGTTTTGTCTTGCAAAACCAGAGCTGGTATTCAAAGGGCCATATATCTTACCGAATAGTTGAAGtactgaaattaattttaaaaaaaaccctccacgaAGATTAATAATAGAGCATCCAATCCAAGCGAGGGAACTACAAAGTCCGCTTCTGTTCCAAGCCGGACAGTTTTCACCCGCGCTCCCCGTGTAGATTGATCGATTTACGAAAGCGCGGaaggattgggggaggggggaggaggcgtAAGACATAACAGGCGGAAGTGGCGTTGTTACGCCCTGCGTGGCTAGTTGTCAAGGTTTCAGGCAGCCGCTCCAGCTGCGCGCTGCTGGTCTGGGCTTCCCGTCTCGCGCTCGAAGAAGcaacgctcccccccccccccccccatcaatatGGCTTCGGCTGGGGCGGGGATGACCGAGCGCGAGCGGGACGGCTGCCGGGAGCTGTTGGAACTGCTCCAGACCGACGACCTGCTGGCTCTAGCGGACACGGTGACCAGCCGCCTCGTGCAGCCCAGCAACCGCCAAGGTATATTAAGGGGCTAGAACGACCCGGTACCCTGATGAGAGTTTGAAGGAGGCCTCTGCTGGAAAATACTTCTTGGCTTGAGATTCATTAATTCCAGCCTGGTGCTTCCTTGTGACCACTTATCAGAATGAGATGCTCGTTTCCTCACCCCTCCTACAGTCTAAATAAGGGGTTCTTCTTCAGCTGTGCCAGAAGTATTTTGGCCCTGCGACATCCTTCAGCTGAATTCATACAGCGAGGTTTCTTTCCCGCCTACTGGCGAGGCACAGACGTTTTGTCATAGAAATCGCCTTATTAACAGATAACTTAGTTTGAAAATAGCTTGAAAACTGGCGCCAGGCACTGTGACTTCTAGTCATCAACGATAATCACttttctttaaacatctttgaagAAAGGCTGATGGTGGCACATGATGTGGAACAAATACTTTATCGGATATAATTTCTGGCTGTTATGGTTAAGGCTAGCCAGAGTAATTTATGGAAAATACCTATGATTCTCTATATTTTTGAATCACTCTTTCTTAGTATTGTGTTTTGGTTACAGGAGCAAAATGCCCATACCTTTttcaaacatgttttaaaagtaacatttttcaAACCAATGATCATCTCAGTGTGAAAAGAGTTGTAAAAGCATCGTGATAGGAACTTCCAGAATGTAAAGGCAATTTATCATTTTGTTAGGGCaggtttttacttttaaaaataaggtGTTTCAATAAAAATCTTACATGGAGAACTATTGCAACTAAAATTGCAGTAGTTTCACCATCCTGGTACAAAGTGAAAAAACTGTCAAAGAAAACATTAGCTGTACATTTGTTTGTAATCTGTTTTTTCTTATAGTCTTCTGACAAAATATTTTACTAATTAAATATATTAGCAGACAAAATTAGTGCATTATGCCAATTTCTTTGTTCAGATAGTATTTATAGATCAATGGGGAAAGCAATATGCCCCAGATATAGAGCAAACCATTATGATAAAATCATATGCTGGGTGTATTGTTACTTGACTGATGATTTCATACAGCTTTCATATAAGTAATAGTAGTACATCTACAGTACATTACAGTATATTTTAAAAGAGTTGCCTTAACTTGTAGGTAAATAATAATTTAAGTATTTGAACAATATTAAAGTTAGTGGTGTTCATGATCTTGCAATCGCTGAGAACCTTATTAATTCTATTTAATAtgcttatttttataattaaaaatgcaccagttttattcaattttcttttGATTGCCAGACGAAGCAGAAATATTCACTTTCCATTCTATCTTTATAGCCAAAATAAAGCTTCTTAAAACGATCTTCTCACATTAACGATGCGTACTATTGGTCTATATTTCAAAATGCACCAAATGAGTAATAGGCTTATGTTCAAAACAGTAAATATTATTGTCTTGCTATAGGAAAACTTCAGTTTTTAGAAGGTTGAGAAAATGATAATATGCTATGACAAAGAATCAAAAGTATAAATTGCTGACAAGGATTCAGAGTAATGTGTAAttcttaactatttttttaaatgaaatatatacCTTGATCCAGCCCTCTTGTTTTCTAAAAAGTAATTATATCTGTCTATATCTTTTTAAATTAAGTTTCATTACAAAGCATAATATAGGAAGTTGCTTTGTTTGTGTCACATAATTGCCCATCTAAGCCAATATTGATGCATTAATTACAAGTGGTTTCCAAAAGGTCCAGTCAAGAGTTTTTCTAGATGGACAAAAAAGTGAGCTACAGAATTATGGATTATGAGTGGCAGTTTTGTTTCTTATTGACTAGTTCTTTTATTTGTGGGGCATTTCATAGGCCATGGGTAACATATTGCTTTTTTCACTAGGGATGATGAGACTTGATTacaggattttttctttttcaatggaTGAAAAAGTTCTACATTTTCAGCAAAAATCACAGGAAGTTGATTCTTTAATCCACAATTACTAATAATTATGTTTAACAGATCTTTATAGAATGGCTTTTTCTGTGCTATGTCTTTTGCTAactttccacaatagaaaattcTTGGAGCAGATTCAGCAGCAAAAGTGCCATCTTTATGTTACATATTTATaattcagaaatatattttcagaattttAGATTTACAAACAAATTGCTAGTTGTCTTTTGCAATAAAATTAACTTTAGGTAATATATCTATTTCTGAATTTGTTTATAGAAGCCATAAATGTCATCTTGCTGTACAGTCAAAGTACTGAAGAgctgttgaaaagaaagaaagtatttCGAGAGATAATATTCAAGTACTTGGCAATGAAAGGAGTTATATTGCCACCTTCTTCTGAAAAACACCAGCTTGTTTATCGTGCAAAGGAATACTGGTGTGAAGAGCTGAAAGTCTCTGCTTCAGAGCAAACATATACTAATCTTAGTATACAGGTGAGGTACATAAATAATATTAGGAAATGCCAACAATATTTttacaattatatttaattattgaaaCAATAATACACTTAAACTGCTCTTCAATGATTTTCAAAGAACATttatgatttcttttttattcattgCTGGAGTTCATTGACATCTCAGTTGGCAGAGAGGTCTTGGgagacttcaatctgccttccatgggAGTTGGGCCTCAGGTGATCCAAGAGTTCATAGCCACCAGGACAGCCATAAGAACATCCAGGATCTGACACTGGACAGTGGTCACACATGGATCTGGTATTCCTATTGGAGCAGTTACTATGTGATCTGAAATTGGGGAAGCTTTTGGTGTCCCTTGTCATGGCAATATTACACACTGATTACCATGGGATTCTCTTGACACTGTCATCCACTGCAAGGAAGTTAGACCCATTATATTAGTCTATTCCTGGCAACTGATGGACCTTGATGGGTTTCAGAGGGATCTGTGGGTTATTCCTGCTGCTCTGCTGCATCATCCATCTGAAGACATGGCCACCACTTGGAATAAGAGGGCAACTGATGTCTTGATCTGATTGCAGGAATGCAACCTCTAATGTCTTGTGGATCCTGGCACTCACTGTAGTTCATGGAGGAGTTAAGGGGGTTGAAATGAAAGGAGAGACATCTAACATGTTTCTGGCATTCTATAGGGATGAACTTGATGCAGGTTAGAGCTGCTAGTAAGGCGTACATTGTGATAGTAAGAGCAGCAAAGCATCAACACTTTTCTACACATTGTGTCCCTGAAAACCATCCTGCTCTTTTGAATAACACATGCCTTCCTCATGCAGAAGAATTTGCTCAATGTCTATTACAGAAATTCACCTGAATGTGCTGAGAGTTGAATGCTGGCCTTCTTGCAAGTATGAAGAGATATCTGGGCAGGAATCTTTCCTGGTTATCTGGAAACTATTTGAGCCTAATGAGCTGATTAAGTTTACATAGTCCTTAGGATTCTGAGCTCAGCTACCAGCTCTTTAGATCTCTGCCCCTCTTGGCTGGTTAAGGGGGCAGGAAGATTTTGTGCAAGTAGGTTCAAGTGGTCATTTGAGCAGATTGTTCCATTATCTCTTTAAAAAGGCCATGGTTTTCTCCCTGCTCAGGAAGCCTTTGCTGGACCTGATTGTATTGGAGAATTTCAGAAGGCCCTAGATAAATTGGATTATTGATCCAGTTCTATCAGAATCCAGACCCAGATACACGATGCAAATGGCATTGGTTGCATTATTGAACAATCTCTAGCATGAGCAGGATGAGTTTTGCATCCATCCTTACTCTGCTTGAAAATCTGCTTGATGTTCTGGTTgttttcaataccatcaaccatgataTCTTTCTGGATCAACTCAGAGGATTGGGAATAGGTGGTATGGTGTTGTGCATTTGCATCTTTTCTTAGGGAGCAATTCCAGTTAGTGATAGGGAAGAAGCCCTTACTGTGTGGAGTGCTGCTGGGTGAGATGATCTATTGCCCAGGAGTGAGACATCAGTTTCTGATGATATCTAAATATACACCTCTGCCTTTGGCGAACTAGGCAAATTTGTGGCTGTCTTCTGCTGTTGCCTAGAGACTGTGCGGGTCTTGATGGGTAATAAGAGGCTTCAACTGAACCCTGGCAAATCTGAATGGGTTTGGATTTGGGATCGCCCGTTCTAGAATTATGCTATATTTGGTGCTTGATGAGGTTGCACTGCCTTACACAAACCTTGTGTGTGATCTGGGAGTTTCCTTAGTCTTACAATGACTGCAGCAGCTATGAGTCATGGCTAGGAGAGCCTATATTCAATTTTATTGTTCATCAGGTGTTCCCATTCCTAGATCAAGTAGCTTTGTTCATGTCATAATCATCTCATGGTTGGACTACTGTACTATGCTTTATATTTTCTTCAGTAGCAACATGGGGTTTCTCCTGAAGAATATCTATAATGGGTAATTATTGGTTTGcgctccgagcttggcaatttggttgcaaacattttgtcaccatttgaggagacatcGTCAATATATTTTGAATTGATGAAAAATTTGCAACTAAATTGCCAAACTCGGAGttcaaaccaacagcctaactaccaacctgagctactcatattcaaacacatttcaatgGGTAGTTATGCGTAATTTCAGAAGACATGTTACGTTTCTGCTCCGTGAGCTCCATTGGTTACTAGTCTTTCTgaatccaattcaaggtgctttttttgacctttaaagctctacaCATAGAATGGGATCACATTATCTGAGGGGCTACCTCTCCAATTACATTTACTTATCCTACTAGATCAACCAGAAAGGTCATGTTGTGGCTACCATGAGCTGGTGAGCTTCATTTGGTGGGTCCTAGACAGCAGGCCATTTCTGTTGAGGCTTCTGCTTCATGGAACATCCTTCACACTGAAGTGACACTAGCttcatcttttttaatatttctgaagTCGCTTAGACCCTAGGGGCTAGCAAAATATTATGATGACTTCAGTGTAATTAACATCTCTCTgcatttaatcttttaaaaaaagttgttttaGTTATATAACTTTTatgattttaattttacatttttatagtttttaataatattagtgtatattattttcagttttgttgtatgccacccaaagTCAATTGTTTGTGAGATTGTCAGCCATGTaaatatgacaaataaataaaattgttcactcattttattttttgtatcctacTTAAATGGAACTCAAATGTACCTGCTTGTTTTATTAGTTTCTAATAACTATCTTTTCAACTACAGAATAAACAGGATTGATATATAAAGTTGTATATCTTATATGTAATTCTGAAAAGGTGAAACACGTTCTTTTCCTGCCTTGATATTGgcctttaaagccctacgtggcaTGCTTtgatatatttacacacacacacaaacactataAAATGTCACTATTAGCaattcagattaaaaataaaaatattcagggtcttcaaataaataatatagcTCACAATATCCTTCAATTAATCATTCACATACCCTACACAAAATTCACCCAAGGTTCTCTTACTTAATTCTAAATTTTCATAATTGAATAAGATTTTTCAAATGATGTTAAAAAGATACTGAATCTTAATAACCTGTCTATATATTTTAGAGGTATATTTCATAATATATTTTACTGTGGCCTTATTATTTTGAAAGAGGTAGATATAGAAAATGTTTGTTTCCTCAGTTATAACTTACTAGGTTTAGGTATGAAAAATTGCATTTTGCCTTATTAAAATCACCACTTTTTCTAGGAGAGTCATGttgaatattaaaaaattaaattctgaTTCCAACTGGAAAATACTCAATATAATTATTTGAAAGGGTTTTTAAAGTAGAATCTTTAAGTTGCTTTCCaagcttctatttttttttgtcagaagTCATAAACATTGATTTCTATGATAGAATTAATTTGAAAAAACTGACAAGTAGTTTTATTAGGTTTTATGTAATACAAGTAATAGTGGATGGGTAGCAAACATTCTATGAGATCTTTCACAATTATCCTTAACCAGTTTTTAACAAacatgtttgaaatgttttatgaAGTAATTTGCAGTGCATTGCACGAAACAGAACAtagaacagattataaaaagaaacataaatcctccatttgttttttaaaatggctcCAAATCAATTGTTATTCAAGCCCTTAGTCCATAAATAAAGCATATACATTCATAAATACCGTTACAAAGCAAGAACTGTTTTCCTATCACCATTCATTCCACTTTCTCTGAATTTTTAaggatctttttaattattttttgttattttataaagtaaaagtgattattctattctactttatgtTTCTTATTTTTCAGCAACAAGAAGATGGAAGAACACAAGGAGATCAAGATGACATCAAAGAGTGTCACAATCTGGCAGAAGAATTTTGTCAGTGGTATTTTAGAATGCTAAACTCTCAGAACCCATTGATTGGAGAACCACAACAAGAATGGGGACCACAACATTTTTGGGCTGATGTAACGCTAAAATTTTGTTACCACACTTCGGAACAAAACATGGAAGAGTACTCAGGTGCAGAATTGGTGAGCCTTCGCTTGTTGTCATTAGTGAAAGAAGAATACCTCTTTCTGAATCCCAACTTGAATGCAGGTGGCCTGAAGTGTACAGTTTCACCATATGGATTAGTTGTGGTAGCAGTAGCTGGCACAGTTCATAGAAGTACTTGTTGTTTGGGAATCTTTGAACAAATCTTTGGCCTCATCCGCTGCCCATTTAGGGAGAATACATGGAAAATCAAGTTTGTCAATCTAAAGATTGTTGGCCAGAATGCGATAGAGCCTGGGACCCATATAGAAAGGCCAAGCATAAAATACGAGCAAGAAGAACTGCAGGAATTTTATGTGTCCAAGGAACTTGCCTTGATTGAGCCTCAAAAATACTGACTGTTCTGTTTTGCAAAACGAGGGAGAAAAGTATGTGTGCCTTGGAAAATACAGCAGGAGAGCACTCAAAGCATTCAGTAATTTATTTGCCTTTTTAAGAAATTAATGCTTTCCTACTATGAGATAATCATAGAGATTTGCTGCTGGTAATTGTTGGCTTGATTCTTGCCCCCAAATTTACAATTTGAAAAATTACTTTGGCAGATTATTTTCTAcatgagaagggaagggaaggtgaGAAGATACTTCTACTTTCCTGTCAACT from Thamnophis elegans isolate rThaEle1 chromosome 6, rThaEle1.pri, whole genome shotgun sequence carries:
- the C6H3orf38 gene encoding uncharacterized protein C3orf38 homolog, translating into MASAGAGMTERERDGCRELLELLQTDDLLALADTVTSRLVQPSNRQEAINVILLYSQSTEELLKRKKVFREIIFKYLAMKGVILPPSSEKHQLVYRAKEYWCEELKVSASEQTYTNLSIQQQEDGRTQGDQDDIKECHNLAEEFCQWYFRMLNSQNPLIGEPQQEWGPQHFWADVTLKFCYHTSEQNMEEYSGAELVSLRLLSLVKEEYLFLNPNLNAGGLKCTVSPYGLVVVAVAGTVHRSTCCLGIFEQIFGLIRCPFRENTWKIKFVNLKIVGQNAIEPGTHIERPSIKYEQEELQEFYVSKELALIEPQKY